The following are from one region of the Arachis duranensis cultivar V14167 chromosome 10, aradu.V14167.gnm2.J7QH, whole genome shotgun sequence genome:
- the LOC107468595 gene encoding phospho-2-dehydro-3-deoxyheptonate aldolase 2, chloroplastic, with product MALASSSLISFKPCLSAPFQKPRRSIVVANSAEPSSKSASQSTASASASAPASTKWSLNSWRTKKALQLPEYPDQSSVDQVLHTLETFPPIVFAGEARSLEEKLAQAAMGNAFLLQGGDCAESFKEFNANNIRDTFRVILQMGVVLMFGGQMPVIKVGRMAGQFAKPRSDPFEEKNGVKLPSYRGDNVNGDAFDAASRIPDPQRMIRAYTQSVATLNLLRAFATGGYAAMQRVNQWNLDFMERSEQGDRYRELAHRVDEALGFMIAAGLTSEHPIMTTTEFWTSHECLLLPYEQALTREDSTTGLHYDCSAHMLWVGERTRQLDGAHVEFLRGVANPLGIKVSDKMDPNELVKLIDILNPKNKPGRITVIVRMGAENMRVKLPHLIRAVRGAGQIVTWVSDPMHGNTIKAPSGLKTRSFDAIRAELRAFFDVHDQEGSYPGGVHLEMTGQNVTECVGGSRTITYDDLSSRYHTHCDPRLNASQSLELAFNIAERLRKKRMQSLTSL from the exons ATGGCTCTGGCATCATCATCCCTTATCAGCTTCAAACCTTGTCTCTCCGCACCTTTCCAGAAACCACGCAGATCCATTGTCGTTGCAAACTCCGCAGAGCCCTCATCAAAATCAGCGTCACAATCAAccgcttctgcttctgcttcagcTCCAGCATCCACGAAATGGAGCCTCAACAGCTGGAGAACGAAGAAGGCGCTTCAGCTTCCGGAGTATCCAGATCAGAGCTCCGTCGATCAGGTTCTTCACACTCTGGAGACCTTCCCTCCGATCGTGTTCGCCGGAGAAGCCAGGAGCCTCGAGGAGAAGCTCGCTCAGGCCGCCATGGGCAACGCCTTCCTCCTTCAGGGTGGTGACTGCGCTGAGAGCTTCAAGGAATTCAATGCTAACAATATCCGTGACACCTTCCGTGTCATTCTTCAGATGGGCGTTGTTCTTATGTTCGGTGGTCAAATGCCTGTTATCAag GTGGGGAGAATGGCGGGCCAGTTTGCGAAGCCAAGGTCAGACCCTTTTGAGGAGAAGAACGGAGTGAAGCTGCCTAGTTACAGGGGTGATAATGTGAATGGGGATGCATTTGATGCCGCATCGAGAATTCCGGATCCACAGAGGATGATAAGAGCCTACACCCAATCTGTGGCTACTTTGAACCTGTTGCGTGCATTTGCCACCGGAGGTTATGCTGCCATGCAAAGGGTCAACCAATGGAATCTGGATTTCATGGAGCGTAGTGAGCAGGGAGACAG GTATCGTGAATTGGCTCATCGAGTCGATGAGGCTCTTGGCTTCATGATTGCTGCCGGGCTAACATCGGAGCATCCAATCATGACTACAACAGAGTTTTGGACTTCCCATGAGTGTTTGCTTCTTCCTTATGAACAAGCACTTACCAGGGAGGACTCTACTACCGGGCTTCATTATGATTGCTCAGCTCACATGCTCTGGGTTGGGGAACGCACCCGCCAACTGGATGGTGCTCATGTTGAATTCCTGAGAGGAGTTGCAAATCCACTTGGAATTAAG GTGAGTGATAAGATGGATCCAAATGAACTTGTTAAGTTGATAGATATTCTGAACCCCAAAAACAAGCCTGGAAGAATTACTGTAATTGTTAGGATGGGAGCAGAGAATATGCGAGTGAAGCTTCCACATCTAATCAGAGCAGTGCGCGGAGCAGGTCAAATTGTCACTTGGGTTAGTGATCCCATGCATGGCAACACCATCAAAGCTCCATCTGGACTTAAAACCCGTTCTTTTGATGCAATCAGG GCTGAGCTGAGGGCATTCTTCGATGTCCATGACCAAGAAGGAAGCTACCCTGGAGGGGTTCATTTGGAAATGACTGGCCAGAACGTGACAGAGTGTGTTGGAGGTTCGAGGACCATCACTTATGACGACTTGAGCTCGCGCTACCATACGCATTGTGATCCAAGGCTTAACGCCTCTCAATCTCTAGAGCTTGCATTCAACATTGCTGAGAGGTTGCGCAAGAAAAGAATGCAGTCTCTAACCTCACTTTAA
- the LOC107468719 gene encoding protein EXORDIUM-like 2 yields the protein MASNYHIATLLVLLLVNSTGGALVQQQPLVLKYHNGQLLKGRITVNLLWYGTFTPIQRSIIVDFINSLSSGGPPQPSAASWWKTTENYKGGGSSALLVGKQILHPAYSLGKYLKSTHLLSLASSFNDVSAINVILTAKDVSVDGFCSSRCGTXXXXVNGKARTAYVWVGNSETQCPGQCAWPFHQPIYGPQTPPLVAPNGDVGVDGMIINLATLLAGTVTNPFNNGYFQGPATAPLEAVSACTGVFGSGAYPGYPGRVLVEKTTGASYNANGVNGRKFLLPAMWDPVTSACKTLV from the coding sequence ATGGCCTCTAATTACCACATTGCCACGCTGTTGGTTCTGCTTCTCGTGAACTCCACGGGAGGGGCGCTAGTACAGCAGCAGCCCCTCGTTCTCAAGTACCACAACGGCCAACTCCTCAAGGGAAGGATCACCGTTAATCTCTTATGGTACGGCACCTTCACTCCAATCCAACGCTCCATAATCGTTGACTTCATAAACTCCCTCAGCTCCGGTGGTCCACCACAGCCTTCCGCAGCATCCTGGTGGAAAACAACTGAAAACTACAAAGGTGGAGGCTCCTCTGCTCTCCTCGTAGGGAAGCAAATCCTACACCCGGCTTATTCCCTCGGAAAGTACCTCAAATCAACGCACCTCCTTTCTCTCGCTTCCAGCTTCAACGACGTGTCCGCCATCAACGTCATTTTAACGGCTAAGGACGTTTCCGTTGATGGTTTCTGTTCGAGCCGTTGCGGAACTCANNNNNNNNCCGTCAACGGGAAGGCCCGGACGGCGTACGTGTGGGTTGGAAACTCAGAGACTCAATGCCCGGGCCAGTGTGCGTGGCCATTCCACCAGCCCATCTACGGCCCGCAAACTCCGCCGTTGGTGGCGCCAAACGGAGACGTTGGAGTTGACGGCATGATCATCAACTTGGCTACACTTTTGGCGGGAACCGTAACTAACCCGTTCAACAACGGTTATTTCCAGGGGCCGGCGACGGCGCCACTTGAAGCGGTGTCGGCGTGCACCGGAGTGTTTGGGAGCGGGGCATACCCAGGCTATCCGGGTCGGGTTCTGGTGGAGAAGACGACGGGGGCGAGCTACAATGCGAACGGAGTGAACGGAAGGAAGTTCCTGTTGCCGGCGATGTGGGACCCGGTGACGTCAGCGTGCAAGACGCTTGTGTGA